The following proteins come from a genomic window of Streptomyces liliiviolaceus:
- a CDS encoding bifunctional glycosyltransferase/CDP-glycerol:glycerophosphate glycerophosphotransferase yields the protein MNEDRPDISVVVIVYNDEARLDTAVRSVLEQTLRNVEVVIVDDRSTDRSYDVARGLAARHPGRVRAFRLDENSGGCGAPRNRGIAEARGTYVVFLDSDDVLERNACRNMLEAAETTGADLVSGLCVRVHVDSRGGKEVKWYPWLYTRTRTLESVSELPDLLVFDTLSTNKCYRREFLVGEGLEFPVGIHYEDLLFSARAYAAARRITLIPNRVYDWRVVDKAAAKSISNRRAEIANFAHRMEIHRRVDRLLAERGLAELKFFKDVKFLKHDLVLHLRDLPFRDASYREEFAAIARGYLDSIDRAAFDEVEPIHAICAYLLSRSDWDNLLPAVDTLTNRDKISSPLVERDGRVYWCAEHIDERDEEGVFARHVLDVTELGYHVKPVEKMFLRNVLTGYEEGAGTAGTPGTPGTVRLAGRITNPLGVVPPGARLTGELEFGARRKGVRFQTFRFPVRTLRHEGESIAWEASVDLAHGLRPLGVVDAVWDVRLRLDVDGVRTTTRLTASEPGLAVGRSPVRPRLTRLVADHIEPEVSARGHLSFRVVTRERVEALVGRGVRGTPGRLAKSGYRKAKGVRRRLTSGATKIRVYHEVFSRLPVKKGLVVFESHLGRQYSDSPKALYEEMRRQDLAFDAVWSYAGRPEGFPPDATLVRRWSLPYLKALARAEFWVDNQSYPLKLTKRPQTTYIQTWHGSALKRMGFDEAEWKLRTRGAQQEQQRVLDRFDRFLIRSEHDVRTLARAFRLKERTLLRVGYPRNDALVAARGREEETGVRERGPLAAELGIPDDKAVLLYAPTFRQHGGRQRRFELPFDVERFADEFGDRYVLLVRSHYLNHVVLPPSVRGRVVDVSAHHDVTPLLALADGLITDYSSVMFDYALLGRPLFFFAHDYEEYVHEGRGTYFDLLERAPGPVVRTEEELYVALASLDEQVVKYREAREGFVAEFGEYDTGTAARSIVDQFFSQWRRA from the coding sequence ATGAATGAGGATCGTCCTGACATCTCTGTTGTCGTGATCGTCTACAACGACGAGGCCCGGCTGGACACAGCCGTCCGCTCCGTGCTGGAGCAGACGCTGCGCAACGTCGAGGTCGTGATCGTCGACGACCGGAGCACGGACCGTTCGTACGACGTCGCGCGAGGGCTGGCCGCGCGGCACCCCGGCCGCGTACGCGCCTTCCGGCTGGACGAGAACAGCGGAGGCTGCGGCGCGCCCCGCAACCGCGGGATCGCCGAGGCCCGCGGCACGTACGTCGTCTTCCTCGACAGCGACGACGTACTGGAACGCAACGCCTGCCGGAACATGCTGGAGGCGGCCGAGACGACCGGCGCCGATCTCGTCTCCGGCCTGTGCGTACGGGTCCACGTCGACTCGCGGGGCGGCAAGGAGGTCAAGTGGTACCCCTGGCTCTACACCCGCACCCGCACCCTGGAGTCGGTCTCCGAACTGCCCGACCTGCTGGTCTTCGACACCCTGTCCACCAACAAGTGCTATCGCCGGGAGTTCCTGGTCGGGGAGGGGCTTGAGTTCCCCGTCGGCATTCACTACGAGGACCTGCTCTTCTCCGCGCGGGCGTACGCGGCGGCCCGCAGGATCACCCTCATCCCGAACCGCGTCTACGACTGGCGGGTCGTCGACAAGGCCGCGGCCAAGTCCATCAGCAACCGCCGCGCCGAGATCGCCAACTTCGCGCACCGCATGGAGATCCACCGGCGGGTCGACCGGCTGCTGGCCGAGCGGGGGCTGGCGGAGCTCAAGTTCTTCAAGGACGTCAAGTTCCTCAAGCACGACCTGGTGCTGCATCTGCGCGATCTGCCGTTCCGGGACGCCTCCTACCGGGAGGAGTTCGCCGCCATCGCGCGCGGCTATCTGGACTCCATCGACCGGGCCGCCTTCGACGAGGTCGAGCCCATCCACGCCATCTGCGCCTATCTGCTGAGCAGGAGCGACTGGGACAACCTCCTGCCGGCCGTGGACACCCTCACCAACCGCGACAAGATCTCCTCACCGCTCGTCGAGCGCGACGGCCGCGTCTACTGGTGTGCCGAGCACATCGACGAAAGGGACGAAGAAGGAGTCTTCGCTCGGCATGTTCTCGATGTCACCGAACTCGGCTATCACGTCAAACCCGTCGAGAAGATGTTCCTGCGCAATGTCCTGACCGGGTACGAGGAGGGAGCGGGTACCGCAGGCACCCCCGGCACCCCCGGTACCGTCCGGCTGGCCGGGCGCATCACCAACCCCCTCGGTGTCGTCCCGCCCGGCGCGCGGCTCACCGGCGAGCTGGAGTTCGGCGCCCGCCGCAAGGGCGTGCGCTTCCAGACCTTCCGTTTCCCCGTCCGCACGCTGCGGCACGAGGGCGAGTCCATCGCCTGGGAGGCGTCGGTCGACCTCGCGCACGGGCTGCGGCCCCTCGGTGTCGTGGACGCCGTGTGGGACGTACGGCTGCGTCTGGACGTCGACGGGGTGCGCACCACCACCCGTCTCACCGCCTCCGAACCCGGTCTGGCCGTCGGCCGGTCGCCCGTCCGGCCGCGGCTCACCCGGCTGGTCGCCGACCATATCGAGCCCGAGGTCTCCGCGCGCGGCCATCTCTCCTTCCGGGTCGTCACCCGCGAGCGGGTCGAGGCGCTCGTCGGCAGGGGAGTGCGGGGGACGCCCGGCCGGCTCGCCAAGTCCGGGTACCGGAAGGCGAAAGGGGTGCGGCGCAGGCTCACCTCCGGGGCCACCAAGATCCGCGTCTACCACGAGGTGTTCAGCCGGCTGCCCGTGAAGAAGGGCCTGGTCGTCTTCGAGAGCCATCTGGGCCGGCAGTACAGCGACAGCCCCAAGGCGCTCTACGAGGAGATGCGGCGCCAGGATCTCGCCTTCGACGCCGTGTGGTCGTACGCAGGGCGCCCCGAGGGCTTCCCGCCCGACGCGACCCTCGTACGCCGCTGGTCGCTGCCCTATCTGAAGGCGCTGGCGCGGGCGGAGTTCTGGGTCGACAACCAGAGCTATCCGCTGAAGCTCACCAAGAGGCCGCAGACCACGTACATCCAGACCTGGCACGGGTCGGCGCTCAAGCGGATGGGTTTCGACGAGGCGGAGTGGAAGCTCAGGACCCGGGGCGCGCAGCAGGAGCAGCAGCGCGTCCTCGACCGCTTCGACCGGTTCCTGATCCGCTCCGAGCACGACGTACGCACCCTCGCCCGTGCGTTCCGGCTGAAGGAGCGCACGCTGCTGCGCGTGGGCTACCCCCGCAACGACGCGCTCGTGGCGGCCCGCGGGCGGGAGGAGGAGACCGGTGTGCGGGAGCGCGGGCCGCTCGCCGCCGAGCTGGGGATCCCGGACGACAAAGCCGTCCTGCTGTACGCGCCCACCTTCCGGCAGCACGGCGGCAGGCAGCGGCGGTTCGAGCTGCCCTTCGACGTGGAGCGGTTCGCCGACGAGTTCGGCGACCGGTACGTCCTGCTGGTGCGCTCGCACTACCTCAACCACGTCGTGCTCCCGCCGTCGGTGCGCGGGCGCGTCGTCGACGTGTCGGCCCACCACGACGTGACGCCGCTGCTCGCGCTCGCCGACGGTCTGATCACCGACTACTCGTCCGTGATGTTCGACTACGCGCTCCTCGGCCGGCCGCTGTTCTTCTTCGCCCACGACTACGAGGAGTACGTGCACGAGGGCCGCGGCACCTACTTCGACCTCCTCGAACGGGCCCCGGGCCCCGTCGTGCGCACCGAGGAGGAGCTGTACGTGGCCCTCGCCTCCCTCGACGAGCAGGTGGTCAAGTACCGGGAGGCACGGGAGGGCTTCGTCGCGGAGTTCGGCGAGTACGACACGGGTACCGCCGCGCGGAGCATCGTCGACCAGTTCTTCTCCCAGTGGAGGCGCGCATGA
- a CDS encoding glycosyltransferase, with amino-acid sequence MTAEGTPTTADPRRDLFFVSNSVDELGGVTSWSHQMARLFTGRGHRVHVVGITPSEVPQELGEIPYPTTTLYAGQPPRPGRAREASMREEAAKLTALFRAARPGAVVIVTQVWAMEWVAQADTRGLTVIGMSHESYAYSKASSRFNRVRRHYRDVDRMLALTREDADLWIGQGMNNASYMPNPLPFMPEVPSARTGNVVVSIGRLHDQKGIDMLLDTWAEVAPRHPDWRLRIYGSGEDEEILKKQCTALGLDGCVDWMGRTSDVPEALRGGSVFALSSRGEGFPLALMEAMAMGVPCAAFDCAPGVREIVHDGVDGLLAGLGNTGELARRLDVLMSDKSLRDGMGEAARVNIQRYTTTEIVSRWEGLFAFLER; translated from the coding sequence ATGACAGCCGAGGGCACCCCCACGACCGCGGATCCGCGCCGGGACCTCTTCTTCGTCTCCAACAGCGTCGACGAGCTGGGCGGGGTGACGAGCTGGTCGCACCAGATGGCCCGGCTGTTCACCGGACGCGGCCACCGCGTCCACGTCGTCGGCATCACACCGTCCGAGGTGCCCCAGGAACTCGGCGAGATCCCCTACCCGACGACGACCCTGTACGCCGGACAGCCGCCGCGGCCCGGCCGGGCGCGCGAGGCGAGCATGCGCGAGGAGGCCGCGAAGCTCACCGCCCTCTTCCGGGCGGCACGGCCCGGCGCGGTCGTGATCGTCACGCAGGTGTGGGCCATGGAGTGGGTCGCCCAGGCCGACACGCGCGGCCTGACCGTGATCGGGATGAGCCACGAGTCGTACGCGTACTCGAAGGCGTCCTCGCGCTTCAACCGGGTGCGCAGGCACTACCGGGACGTCGACCGCATGCTGGCGCTGACCCGCGAGGACGCCGACCTGTGGATCGGGCAGGGCATGAACAACGCCTCGTACATGCCGAATCCGCTGCCGTTCATGCCGGAGGTGCCGTCGGCGCGTACCGGGAACGTGGTCGTCAGCATCGGGCGGCTGCACGACCAGAAGGGCATCGACATGCTCCTCGACACCTGGGCGGAGGTCGCGCCGCGCCACCCCGACTGGCGGCTGCGGATCTACGGCTCGGGCGAGGACGAGGAGATCCTGAAGAAGCAGTGCACGGCCCTCGGGCTGGACGGCTGCGTGGACTGGATGGGGCGTACGAGCGATGTGCCGGAGGCGCTGCGGGGCGGTTCCGTCTTCGCCCTGTCCTCCCGGGGCGAGGGGTTTCCGCTCGCCTTGATGGAGGCCATGGCGATGGGGGTGCCGTGTGCGGCGTTCGACTGCGCGCCGGGTGTGCGGGAGATCGTCCACGACGGGGTGGACGGGCTCCTTGCGGGTCTCGGCAACACGGGGGAGCTGGCTCGGCGGCTGGATGTCCTGATGTCCGACAAGTCGCTGCGGGACGGGATGGGCGAGGCGGCCCGCGTCAATATCCAGCGTTATACGACGACCGAGATCGTGAGCAGGTGGGAGGGGTTGTTCGCGTTTCTTGAACGGTGA
- a CDS encoding ABC transporter ATP-binding protein — MAEQSAVTDRVGRIPTVVADRVDIVYRVNGTGVGRGSATAALNRILRGKKAEQASGVRKVHAVRSVSFTAYRGEAIGLIGTNGSGKSTLLKAVAGLLPVEHGRIYTDGQPSLLGVNAALMNDLTGERNVYLGGLAMGMSREQVRERYQEIVDFSGINEKGDFITLPMRTYSSGMAARLRFSIAAAKDHDVLMIDEALATGDRSFQKRSEARIRELRKSAGTVFLVSHNNKSIRDTCDRVLWLERGELRLDGPTEEVLKEYEKFTGGGGKG, encoded by the coding sequence GTGGCTGAACAGAGCGCAGTGACCGACCGGGTCGGTCGGATCCCCACCGTCGTCGCCGACCGCGTCGACATCGTCTACCGCGTCAACGGCACGGGCGTGGGGCGGGGCAGCGCCACCGCCGCGCTCAACCGCATCCTGCGTGGGAAGAAGGCCGAGCAGGCGTCGGGCGTGCGCAAGGTGCACGCCGTCAGGTCCGTCTCCTTCACCGCGTACCGGGGTGAGGCGATCGGCCTGATCGGCACGAACGGTTCGGGCAAGTCCACCCTGCTCAAGGCCGTCGCCGGCCTGCTGCCCGTCGAACACGGCCGTATCTACACGGACGGCCAGCCCTCCCTGCTGGGCGTCAACGCCGCGCTGATGAACGACCTCACCGGCGAACGCAACGTCTACCTGGGCGGGCTCGCGATGGGCATGTCCCGCGAGCAGGTGCGCGAGCGCTACCAGGAGATCGTCGACTTCTCCGGGATCAACGAGAAGGGCGACTTCATCACCCTGCCGATGCGCACGTACTCCTCCGGGATGGCGGCGCGACTGCGGTTCTCCATCGCCGCCGCGAAGGACCACGACGTGCTGATGATCGACGAGGCCCTCGCGACGGGGGACCGCTCCTTCCAGAAGCGCTCCGAGGCCCGGATCCGGGAGCTGCGGAAGAGTGCGGGCACGGTCTTCCTGGTGAGCCACAACAACAAGTCGATCCGGGACACGTGTGATCGGGTGCTGTGGCTCGAACGGGGGGAACTCCGTTTGGACGGCCCCACGGAGGAAGTCCTCAAGGAGTACGAGAAGTTCACGGGGGGTGGGGGGAAGGGGTAG
- a CDS encoding ABC transporter permease, with product MSQVLDTPSSAPPPPAPVLPDDDPAALAARHGLTVSGARPTLSAYVRQLWARRHFITAFATAKLTAQYSQAKLGQVWQVATPLLNAAVYYFIFGVLMGTSRGVPDYVPFLVTGVFVWTFTQSSIMAGTRAISGSLGLVRALHFPRAALPVSYALQQLQQLLFSMAALFVILLCFGVPVGVSWLLAVPALALQFVFNAGVAMIVARLGARTPDIAQLMPFLLRTWMYVSGVMWSIDRVLAGHPDLPRIVLLALRCNPAAVYIDLMRFALIDSFHASQLPHHVWALAVGWALLAGVGGFIYFWKAEETYGRG from the coding sequence GTGAGTCAGGTCCTCGACACACCGTCCTCGGCGCCCCCGCCCCCGGCGCCGGTCCTGCCCGACGACGACCCCGCGGCACTCGCCGCCCGCCACGGCCTCACCGTCAGCGGCGCACGGCCCACCCTGTCCGCGTACGTCCGCCAGCTGTGGGCGCGCCGGCACTTCATCACCGCGTTCGCCACGGCCAAGCTCACCGCCCAGTACAGCCAGGCGAAGCTCGGCCAGGTCTGGCAGGTGGCCACCCCCCTGCTGAACGCGGCGGTCTACTACTTCATCTTCGGCGTCCTGATGGGCACGAGCCGGGGCGTGCCGGACTACGTTCCGTTCCTGGTCACGGGCGTGTTCGTGTGGACGTTCACACAGAGCTCGATCATGGCGGGCACCCGGGCGATCTCCGGCAGCCTCGGCCTGGTCCGCGCCCTGCACTTCCCGCGGGCCGCGCTCCCGGTGTCGTACGCGCTGCAACAGCTTCAGCAGCTGCTGTTCTCGATGGCCGCGCTGTTCGTGATCCTGCTCTGCTTCGGTGTGCCCGTCGGCGTGTCCTGGCTGCTGGCCGTGCCCGCGCTGGCACTTCAGTTCGTGTTCAACGCGGGCGTGGCGATGATCGTGGCCCGGCTGGGCGCCCGGACACCGGACATCGCACAGCTGATGCCGTTCCTGCTGCGGACCTGGATGTACGTCTCCGGGGTCATGTGGAGCATCGACCGGGTGCTCGCCGGCCACCCGGACCTGCCGCGGATCGTGCTGCTCGCCCTGCGGTGCAACCCGGCCGCCGTCTACATCGACCTCATGCGGTTCGCGCTGATCGACTCGTTCCACGCGAGCCAGCTGCCCCACCACGTGTGGGCACTCGCGGTCGGCTGGGCCCTGCTCGCCGGCGTCGGCGGCTTCATCTACTTCTGGAAGGCTGAGGAGACTTACGGCCGTGGCTGA
- a CDS encoding TetR/AcrR family transcriptional regulator produces the protein MLVRMTTNADADGAPQSPQQPELPPQSRPERPERPERPESEAKPQPRRRAPAGAAVLREDVTEAIRAAVFGELAAVGYARMSIEGIARRAGVGKTAVYRRWRSKLHLVLDLVSAIAVQGLPAPDTGTLEGDLRLLYEVTSRALRHPVASQVIPDLQAEAARNPEIAEALQKALREGQAGVANGIVEAARARGEIRADVDGELALDLMSGPLYWRAVVIRGPKPPKGYLESLTRATAAALRAL, from the coding sequence ATGCTGGTCCGCATGACGACGAACGCCGATGCCGACGGAGCACCCCAGAGCCCTCAGCAGCCGGAGTTGCCGCCGCAGTCGCGGCCGGAGCGGCCCGAGCGGCCGGAGCGGCCGGAGTCGGAGGCGAAGCCGCAGCCGCGCCGCCGGGCCCCCGCCGGGGCGGCCGTCCTCCGGGAGGACGTCACGGAGGCGATCAGGGCCGCCGTCTTCGGGGAACTCGCGGCCGTCGGATACGCGCGCATGTCCATCGAGGGGATCGCGCGCCGCGCGGGCGTCGGCAAGACCGCCGTCTACCGCCGGTGGCGCTCCAAGCTGCACCTGGTGCTCGACCTGGTCTCCGCGATCGCCGTACAGGGGCTGCCCGCACCCGACACGGGCACCCTGGAGGGCGATCTGCGCCTGCTGTACGAGGTCACCTCACGCGCCCTGCGTCACCCTGTCGCCTCGCAGGTCATCCCGGATCTTCAGGCCGAGGCGGCCCGCAACCCGGAGATCGCCGAGGCCCTGCAGAAAGCGCTGCGCGAGGGGCAGGCGGGCGTCGCCAACGGCATCGTCGAGGCGGCCCGGGCGCGCGGTGAGATCCGTGCGGACGTCGACGGCGAACTGGCTCTCGACCTGATGTCGGGACCGCTGTACTGGCGCGCGGTGGTGATCCGTGGCCCAAAGCCGCCGAAGGGATATCTGGAGAGCTTGACCCGGGCCACGGCGGCGGCTCTCAGGGCGCTGTAG
- the galE gene encoding UDP-glucose 4-epimerase GalE, translating to MTWLITGGAGYIGAHVVRAMTEAGERTVVYDDLSTGISERVPDGVPLVVGSTLDGERVARALRDHAITGVVHLAAKKQVGESVDLPLHYYRENVEGLRVLLQAVTAAAVPSFVFSSSAAVYGMPDVDLVTEETPCVPINPYGETKLAGEWLVRSTGRAHGLSTACLRYFNVAGAAAPELADVGVFNIVPMVFEKLTRGEPPRIFGDDYATPDGTCVRDYIHVVDLAEAHVAAARRLAAAPGTELTLDIGRGEGVSVRRMIDRINELTGHTLAPTVTPRRPGDPARVVASAERVAAELAWKAKYGLDDMITSAWEGWLRLHPQARHG from the coding sequence ATGACCTGGCTGATCACCGGCGGCGCCGGCTACATCGGGGCGCACGTCGTCCGCGCGATGACCGAGGCGGGCGAACGGACCGTGGTGTACGACGACCTGTCCACCGGGATCTCCGAACGCGTCCCGGACGGGGTGCCGCTCGTCGTCGGCTCGACCCTGGACGGGGAGCGGGTCGCGCGGGCGCTGCGGGACCACGCGATCACCGGTGTCGTGCACCTGGCGGCGAAGAAGCAGGTCGGCGAGTCGGTGGACCTGCCGCTGCACTACTACCGCGAGAACGTCGAGGGGCTGCGTGTGCTGCTGCAGGCGGTCACGGCCGCCGCGGTGCCGTCCTTCGTGTTCTCGTCCTCGGCCGCGGTGTACGGCATGCCCGACGTCGACCTCGTGACCGAGGAGACGCCCTGCGTGCCGATCAACCCGTACGGGGAGACCAAGCTCGCCGGGGAGTGGCTGGTGCGGTCCACGGGCCGCGCGCACGGGCTGTCGACGGCCTGTCTGCGCTACTTCAACGTGGCGGGCGCGGCGGCGCCGGAACTGGCCGACGTGGGCGTCTTCAACATCGTGCCGATGGTCTTCGAGAAGCTCACGCGGGGCGAGCCGCCCCGGATCTTCGGCGACGACTACGCGACCCCGGACGGCACCTGCGTGCGCGACTACATCCACGTCGTCGACCTGGCGGAGGCCCATGTGGCGGCGGCCAGGCGGCTCGCCGCGGCCCCCGGCACCGAGCTGACCCTCGACATCGGGCGCGGCGAGGGCGTCTCGGTCCGCCGCATGATCGACCGCATCAACGAGCTCACCGGCCACACGCTCGCGCCCACGGTGACCCCGCGCCGGCCCGGCGACCCGGCGCGGGTCGTGGCCTCCGCCGAACGCGTCGCCGCGGAACTCGCCTGGAAGGCCAAGTACGGCCTCGACGACATGATCACGTCGGCCTGGGAGGGCTGGCTACGGCTCCACCCGCAGGCACGGCACGGCTAG
- a CDS encoding glycosyltransferase family 2 protein yields MQARTPHAPRPHRAQVSVVVIGYEDAAHVGDAVRSALAQGPAVREVIAVDDCSTDGSAHLLDRLASDEPRLRVVRREVNSGGCGSPRNDGIDAATAPYVMFLDSDDVLPPGAVDALLTAATGRGTEVTAGLCVRRELPSGREVRWQPELYAGAALVTRPSRRVRLVHDTLCVNKLYRTGFLREHGIRFPEGRFPYEDFVFTARVLAARPRIALIPDTVYVWHVRRDAERLSISLDRSGVDNWRARITAHALAYDVLLAAGEKRLARASRARFLDHALRMYVRELDLRGAVYRREWWALTRAYLATFDAADFALAPAPGRVIAQVVLASEKPRDLTRIKEVAARPARLRPPYARAKDGTPIWSADLPHVTLEHLLHRPVRVLPMAVDAELRPRARGTRLRLRLHELYGRMADAAPATVDAEFVHRGDGRTGLTLTARFHADDIDPDTIGSGSIGSGVDSWTAEAPADLAALGSGTWDLRLCLRFHDGTTRETTAHASTGPGLLRRTILPSVRHGVLLVQPYATHAGSLALRIAPGLRGTAAVLGRRLKRLLH; encoded by the coding sequence ATGCAAGCCAGAACGCCTCACGCCCCCCGACCGCACCGGGCGCAGGTGAGCGTCGTCGTCATCGGGTACGAGGACGCCGCCCATGTGGGGGACGCGGTGCGCTCGGCCCTGGCGCAGGGGCCCGCGGTCCGTGAGGTGATCGCCGTGGACGACTGCTCGACCGACGGCAGCGCGCACCTCCTGGACCGCCTCGCGTCGGACGAGCCGCGCCTGAGGGTCGTCCGCCGCGAGGTCAACAGCGGCGGCTGCGGCAGCCCGCGCAACGACGGCATCGACGCCGCCACGGCCCCGTACGTGATGTTCCTCGACAGCGACGACGTACTGCCGCCGGGCGCGGTGGACGCCCTGCTGACGGCGGCCACCGGACGCGGCACCGAGGTCACGGCGGGCCTGTGCGTGCGCCGCGAACTGCCCTCCGGCCGCGAGGTCCGCTGGCAGCCCGAGCTGTACGCGGGGGCCGCCCTGGTGACCCGCCCCTCGCGCCGCGTCCGCCTGGTCCACGACACGCTGTGCGTCAACAAGCTGTACCGCACCGGCTTCCTGCGCGAGCACGGCATCCGCTTCCCCGAAGGCCGCTTCCCCTACGAGGACTTCGTCTTCACCGCGCGCGTGCTCGCCGCCCGTCCGCGCATCGCGCTGATCCCGGACACGGTCTACGTCTGGCACGTGCGCCGCGACGCCGAACGCCTGTCGATCTCGCTGGACAGGTCGGGCGTCGACAACTGGCGCGCCAGGATCACCGCCCACGCCCTGGCGTACGACGTCCTCCTCGCCGCCGGTGAGAAGCGGCTGGCCCGCGCGTCCCGGGCGCGGTTCCTCGACCACGCCCTGCGGATGTACGTGCGCGAGCTGGATCTGCGCGGGGCCGTGTACCGGCGCGAGTGGTGGGCCCTCACGCGCGCCTACCTCGCGACGTTCGACGCGGCCGACTTCGCGCTGGCCCCGGCGCCCGGCAGGGTGATCGCCCAGGTGGTGCTGGCCTCCGAGAAGCCGCGCGACCTGACCCGCATCAAGGAGGTCGCGGCGCGTCCGGCCCGGCTGCGGCCCCCGTACGCGCGGGCGAAGGACGGTACGCCAATCTGGTCGGCCGACCTGCCCCACGTCACCCTGGAACACCTCCTGCACCGGCCCGTACGCGTCCTGCCCATGGCCGTCGACGCGGAACTGCGGCCCCGCGCGCGCGGCACCCGGCTGCGGCTGCGCCTGCACGAGCTGTACGGGCGGATGGCGGACGCGGCACCGGCGACCGTGGACGCCGAGTTCGTGCACCGGGGGGACGGGCGGACGGGCCTCACGCTCACCGCACGCTTCCACGCGGACGACATCGACCCCGACACCATCGGCTCCGGCTCCATCGGTTCCGGCGTCGACTCCTGGACGGCCGAGGCGCCGGCCGACCTCGCGGCGCTCGGCTCCGGCACCTGGGACCTGCGGCTGTGCCTGCGCTTCCACGACGGCACGACCCGCGAGACCACCGCGCACGCGAGCACGGGCCCCGGCCTGCTGCGCCGGACGATCCTGCCGAGCGTCCGGCACGGGGTCCTGCTCGTCCAGCCGTACGCGACCCACGCGGGCTCGCTCGCACTGCGGATCGCGCCGGGGCTGCGGGGGACGGCGGCCGTGCTGGGCCGCAGACTGAAGCGTTTGCTTCACTGA
- a CDS encoding glycosyltransferase family 87 protein has translation MIPRKKLPTLAATWSATRALMLWLLSQDGRTPLGVGGVAREVHELYARWYGVLATGTFPSGDRLWQYPPGAGPVLLSPGLLPGLTYFQAFVTLTLATDLLVAVVLTRAGTRPGRSLRGAALWTAALPLLLHIPLARYDVQVTAFAVVSLLALSRSTRACGAFAALGALVKVWPALTLIGTPRGRTTKEAWTSAAVTAGALLLTLGALFRDPFDFLHQQSGRGVQIESLGGTALSLARHAGWPGQVGYRYGAMEFTGPYVTSIAAVSLALTVAAFGALLLWRLRARHWTPATPYDAALSAVLLFTVTSRVISPQYLVWLIGLAAVCLTSRHTTQRPVATLVAAAAAVSSLAYPVLYDDVVACTWTGTLLMLVRNGLLVTAAGLSFHRLWTAGLRPAGPRPAETRPAPDRHRPHETVGAP, from the coding sequence ATGATCCCCCGGAAGAAGCTCCCGACCCTCGCCGCGACCTGGTCGGCCACCCGCGCCCTGATGCTCTGGCTGCTCTCCCAGGACGGCCGCACCCCCCTCGGCGTCGGCGGCGTCGCACGCGAGGTGCACGAGCTGTACGCCCGCTGGTACGGCGTCCTCGCCACCGGCACGTTCCCCTCCGGCGACCGCCTGTGGCAGTACCCGCCGGGCGCGGGCCCCGTCCTGCTCTCCCCCGGACTGCTGCCGGGGCTGACGTACTTCCAGGCGTTCGTGACCCTCACCCTGGCCACCGACCTGCTGGTCGCCGTCGTCCTCACGCGCGCGGGCACCCGCCCCGGCCGCAGTCTGCGCGGCGCGGCGCTGTGGACGGCGGCCCTGCCCCTCCTCCTGCACATCCCCCTCGCGCGCTACGACGTGCAGGTCACCGCCTTCGCCGTGGTCTCCCTGCTGGCGTTGTCGCGCTCCACGCGCGCGTGCGGCGCGTTCGCCGCGCTCGGCGCCCTGGTGAAGGTGTGGCCCGCGCTGACCCTGATCGGCACGCCCCGGGGCCGTACGACGAAGGAGGCGTGGACGTCGGCGGCCGTCACCGCGGGCGCGCTGCTGCTGACGCTCGGCGCGCTCTTCCGCGACCCGTTCGACTTCCTGCACCAGCAGAGCGGCCGGGGCGTGCAGATCGAGTCGCTCGGCGGCACGGCCCTGTCCCTCGCCCGTCACGCGGGCTGGCCGGGGCAGGTGGGCTACCGGTACGGCGCCATGGAGTTCACCGGCCCGTACGTCACCTCGATCGCCGCGGTGTCGCTCGCGCTCACCGTCGCGGCCTTCGGCGCGCTGCTGCTGTGGCGGCTGCGCGCCCGGCACTGGACGCCGGCGACCCCGTACGACGCCGCGCTGAGCGCCGTGCTCCTGTTCACGGTGACGAGCCGGGTCATCAGTCCCCAGTACCTGGTGTGGCTGATCGGGCTGGCCGCCGTGTGCCTGACCTCGCGGCACACCACGCAGCGCCCGGTCGCGACGCTGGTCGCCGCGGCGGCGGCGGTCAGCTCGCTCGCGTACCCCGTCCTGTACGACGACGTCGTGGCCTGCACCTGGACGGGCACCCTGCTGATGCTCGTCCGCAACGGCCTGCTGGTGACGGCCGCCGGGCTCTCCTTCCACCGCTTGTGGACGGCCGGGCTCCGACCCGCCGGACCCCGGCCCGCGGAAACGCGCCCCGCGCCCGATCGACACCGCCCCCACGAGACGGTGGGCGCCCCTTGA